The following proteins are encoded in a genomic region of Arachis stenosperma cultivar V10309 chromosome 4, arast.V10309.gnm1.PFL2, whole genome shotgun sequence:
- the LOC130972922 gene encoding probable hexosyltransferase MUCI70, protein MEGDLQKSLSLRPNRRGDRNNQTASDKDSEAGFLSSGWASQDGYPVKIVWRKGFIRLVLVAGILWMLLILVALLFHIWSCQSTVSFLSVMCNKESKVYYMLDTMGLVSKPHRCPIPVANNPDKIIIPNGRTSDKIVKKLSYVMEDEISHNGSQSSPLFGGHISWKQREESFKLKSNMKVHCGFIQGGGADMDPVDIKYVKKCKFVVASGIFDGYDLPHQPSNISDRSKKLFCFLMAVDEVSLKFIRENATVKVDNDGGKWVGIWRLILLKHPPYDEPRRNGKVPKILTHRMFPEAQYSIWIDGKMELIVDPLLMLERYLWRGKHSFAIAQHKHHRSIYEEADANKRRKRYARPLIDLHMKIYYYEGMKEWNPKKGTASDVPEGAIILREHTAMNDLFSCLWFNEVHLFTPRDQLSFGYVAYRLGESFNFFMFPNCEYNSLFVLHPHTREHSSPIEWVKRLDELKNSNLRETRGGLGLFTPYPGNLKSVVLPNVTRTSKAG, encoded by the exons ATGGAAGGCGATCTTCAGAAGTCTTTGTCCTTGCGCCCCAATCGTAGAGGAGACCGAAATAATCAAACCGCATCTGATAAAG ATTCAGAAGCGGGTTTCCTTTCTTCAGGGTGGGCCTCCCAAGATGGTTACCCGGTTAAGATTGTTTGGAGGAAGGGGTTTATTCGGTTGGTTCTTGTTGCGGGGATCCTGTGGATGCTATTAATTCTTGTTGCATTGTTGTTCCATATATGGTCTTGTCAATCTACTGTCTCCTTTTTATCAG TTATGTGTAACAAAGAAAGCAAGGTTTACTACATGTTAGACACTATGGGACTTGTATCAAAACCTCACA GGTGCCCTATTCCTGTTGCCAACAACCCTGATAAAATTATTATCCCAAATGGAAGAACTTCTGACAAAATTGTTAAAAAGTTATCATATGTTATGGAAGATGAAATTTCACATAATGGTTCTCAATCATCTCCTCTATTTGGAGGCCATATAAGTTGGAAGCAGAGGGAGGAAAGTTtcaaactaaaatcaaatatgaAG GTGCACTGTGGATTTATCCAAGGCGGTGGTGCTGACATGGATCCTGTAGACATCAAATATgtcaagaaatgtaaatttgtTGTTGCATCTGGCATTTTTGACGGCTATGATCTACCTCATCAACCATCAAATATAAGTGACCGCTCCAAGAAGCTCTTTTGCTTTCTTATGGCGGTGGATGAAGTATCTCTGAAATTCATTAGGGAAAATGCTACTGTCAAAGTAGACAATGATGGTGGAAAATGGGTAGGAATTTGGCGTCTTATTCTTCTTAAGCATCCACCTTATGATGAACCAAGAAGGAATGGGAAGGTTCCCAAGATTTTAACTCACAGAATGTTCCCTGAAGCACAATATAGCATATGGATAGATGGTAAAATGGAGCTGATAGTTGATCCATTGCTAATGCTTGAGAG ATATCTATGGCGTGGGAAGCATTCATTTGCCATTGCCCAACATAAGCATCACCGCAGTATATATGAAGAGGCAGATGCAAACAAAAGGCGAAAGCGATATGCACGACCCCTCATTGATCTCCACATGAAAATCTACTATTATGAGGGAATGAAGGAATGGAATCCAAAAAAAGGGACTGCTAGTG ATGTGCCAGAGGGAGCAATCATACTCCGAGAACACACTGCGATGAACGACTTGTTTAGCTGCTTGTGGTTCAATGAGGTTCATCTCTTCACACCAAGAGATCAACTTAGTTTTGGATATGTTGCTTACAGATTAGGGGAGTCATTCAACTTCTTCATGTTTCCAAACTGTGAATATAATTCACTGTTTGTGTTGCACCCTCACACAAGAGAGCACTCTTCTCCCATTGAATGGGTTAAACGGTTGGACGAACTCAAGAATAGCAACTTAAGAGAAACTAGAGGAGGATTAGGTTTATTCACCCCTTATCCAGGGAATCTTAAATCTGTTGTTCTGCCAAATGTAACAAGAACATCTAAAGCAGGCTGA